The segment TTCCGAGTGGTGCAGAGTTTTGGAATGGTGGTTATCGTTTGGTTTTCAGTATGACTCCAGCCCATGCTGAGCTCTGAAATGAGGGCTGTCCCTCATTTCCTTGACGTTGCACCGTgtcttcccctccttcccctctccttgcTCTAGGCCCAGAGCCGCAGCTCGAAGCCGTCCAACTGCAGCCTGTGCTAGGGCCCTGGGCTTGGGGAGGGAGGTTCACCTGAGGAGGACTGTGGCCCTCACACCTCTAGGGTACACAGGGAGAGGAGGCCCGGAGCACCCTGGAGGGCAGAGACAAGCGGGAGTGATGTGGAGGTCGCCCTGGGAGCCTCTGGAAGGCCTTGCTAGTGCTCCAGCTGCATGGAAGAGAGTGGCTAGCAACTGTTCCCTGGTTGGGCCCTCAGTGGATGCTGGCCAGGCCCTACTCTCAGCCCCTTCATCATGTCATCTCCCTTATGCTGGAGCTGCCCCGATGTGGAGTGGGCAGGAAGGGGCCTGGAAAAAATAAAGGATCTTGGCAGTTGATAAAACGTACAAGTGGTgtgtttctctctcctctctaacCTCAAACAGAAAAGCCGTGTCAAGAATGCTCATCTGACTTATGGGTAGAGGCCCGCTGCAGTACCCCATCCCACAAAGCCACAGTGATCCTCGCACAGTCCACATTTTTATTTCCCCAAAAGGTGTTTTTCTGAAAGGTCCCTTTCCCTTACTATAGCTAGCACCACACCCCAAGACCAGGATGAAATAAGCCAGGGAAAGGAGATACATCTTATTCCCTTCTGGGTTAGTCTTTGAGAGGGAAGTGGCCAAACTTTTGTCACCGTTCCATGGTCTGAGGCTTAGTGTCTTCAGAGGTTTCTTCCTGTccctgctgctgcagctgccacATGTCAGCATACACCCCACCTCGGGACAACAGAGCCTCATGCCTGGGGTGAGGAGAAAAGTGTGAGTCCTAACCATTAGTTTTACCCCGAGGGTCCTTGCCACCAGCCCACAGAGAGGACGGGATGGGAAGGGAGGTCCCCTCCAGAAGCCCCTGGGACTTCATGCCCCCTTTCCTGGAGCCCCCAATTCAGAAGACCTGTCCTTTTGATCTATGTATCTCTTACCGTCCCCTCTCCACGATGCAGCCATCCTTGATGACGAGGATCTGGTCAGCATTGACCACAGTTGAGAGCCTGAGAAGTCAAAGATCAGTCGCCTACTACCCCACCCAAAGCCGGCCACACCACCAGCCACCCCAGGCCTGTAGTCCTGTACCTGTGTGCCACTACGATGGTGGTGCGGTTGGCACAGACTTTGGCCAGAGAAGCCTGGATGGCCCTCTCATTAGATGTATCCAGCGCTGACGTTGCCTATAGAGAGGGTCCAGGTAAAACTGCTCCTGCCACTCAAAACCCTCAATGGAAGGAGGCAGGCTGCTGGCTGAGGCCTCAAGAATACACAAGAGCCTTGTTTGGGCTTGAGAACTGGAAAGTGTGTTTTGTGAGATTTGAATTCATGGTATCTGTTCTAGGTGGGGACAGTGCCCAGGAGGAACGGCTTGAGCATACAcaaggcaggaaggaggggaggagaccCAGGGCGCACCTCATCCAGCAGAATGATGTCCGGAGCCTTGAGGATGGTGCGGGCAATGGCGACGCGCTGCTTCTCCCCGCCGCTCAGCTTCAGTCCCCGCTCGCCCACCTGTGTCCTGTACCCTGTGGATATTACCCACCACATGTTTCTTACGTGGAAGAAACAAGAAACGGAGGGAACAGGGGTCAGGGATTAGCAGGACAACACCAGGAGGGGAGGGGACTCTCTGGAAAGGAATCTCTCACCTTCAGGGAAAGCCATAATGGCATCATGGATGCCTGCAGCCTGAgcagcagcctccacctcatCATTCCCAGCTGTGACACGGCCGTAACGGATATTGTCGGCGATGGTGTCATTAAAGAGGACAGTGTCTTGGGGCACAACTCCAATGTGAGACCGGAGAGAGGCCTGGGTCACCTAGGGCCAAAAGACCACACACTCTGCCTTGTGAGATACCCCCAaggcctgggaggcagggtgggCTGGCCGGAAGCATGTGGGATAAGAGGCTGTGGTAATAATCCCACCATCACTGCCCCAAATCCTAGCCGTGTGGGCAAATCACTCCTCTCTGTTTCCCCATCTTCTCTTCCTGCTTCACCAGATTGCTgcagatgttttgttttgtttttggatagagtccactctgtcacccaggctggactgcagtggcaaaatctcagcttactgcagccttgacctcctggctcatgcaatcctcctacctcagcttcctgagtagctgagactacaggtgcttgagACTACgtcaagctaatttttaattttttgttgagatggggttgccaggtatgttgcccaggctggtctcaaaatcctggactcaaatgatcctgctgccttgacctcccagagtgttgggattacaggtgtgagccaccacacctggctacagaATATcgttgtaccttttttttttttttttttttttttttttgctttttgttttgagacagggccttgctctgtcacccaggctggagtgcagtggcatgatcatagctcactacagcctcctggtgggactacatgtgtgtgccaccatggccagctaatttttgtattttttttttttttttttgagacagagtcttgcattcttgcccaggctggagtgcagtggcgccatctcggctcactgcaagctctgcctcctgggttcacaccattctcctgcctcagcttcctgagtagctgggactacaggcgcccgccaccacgcccagcaaattttttgtatttttcgtagagacggggtttcactgtgttagccaggatggtctcgatctcctgaccttgtgatccgcccacctcagcctcccaaagtactgggattacagatgtgagccaccgcgcccagcaatttttgtattttttgtagagagggtgttttgccatgttgcccaggctggtcttgaactcctgggctcaagtgatccacctgcctcagcctcccaaagtgctgggattataggcatgagccactgtgcccggccctttgTAGCTTTTATGGCACCATACAAATCCTTCACGTGACTACTTTACTTGTGTGACTGTAGGTTATATCATGCTAGAATGGCCCTAGTTTTTTTGCAAGGGTGACATCTCCTCTCTCTGGACAGCCAGCCCTTATCATTCCTCCACACGTAGACCCCTAAACCACCGTCTTCTCCAGAGCAACCCTACCTGTGAAATGTCCTGCCCATCTATTCGGATGCAGCCAGAGCTAATGTCGTAGAAGCGAAACAGCAGGCGCAAAATTGTGCTCTTCCCTGCCCCAGATGGGCCCACCTGTTGCATTGGAAATGGGAAAAATCTCAGGcccactggctttttttttttttttttgagaccgaatctcattccgtcacccaggctgcagtgcaatggcgcgatctcagctcactagaacctctgcctcccaggttcaagcgattctcttgcctcagcctccctagtagtgggattataggcgcccgccaccatgcccggctaatttttgtatttttagtagagatggggtttcaccatgttgttcaggctggtcttgaactcctaaccttaggtgatctggccacctaagcctcccaaagtgctgggattacaggcatgtgccaccgcagcCGGCCGAGGCCCACTGGCTTTTGAGGTTCCCTCTCCAAGAGGTCACCAGTGTCCATGGAGGCTGCACCATTCAATCCGGTTGCCTATCGTGACTGGGCTCTCTGACTCCACAGCCTGGGTCACAAGCTACCATGGGCACTGAATGAGGGAAGCTTGAGGCATCTGGGCCAAGTGGCTGGGTCTCCTCTCACCAGGGCAAGTGTCTGTCCAGGCATCACAGTGAAAGACACGTCCTGCAGAGTCTCCTGCCTGCAAGGAAAGGTGAGGTTGCTCAGCAGGCACCTTCCATCACCAGAGCTGCTAGTaggccctgcccctcccctgcccaggcTCTTTTCCAAAAGCAGGGATTCAGAGCACTGAGAAGCAGGAAGGCAGTGTGCAAATGAACGGAAAAGCAAAGGAAGCAAAAGGAAGGCCTCACCCATCGGCGTAGCTGAAGTGCACGTTCTCAAACTCAATTCGGCCCTTCTGAAAGCGAAGGGGCCCTGCTCCAGGAAGGTCCTTCACCTGGAAGGGCACCACCCATGTGTGCTGAGGTTCTCAGCTTTGTGTTTTCCAAGCACCAGAAACACCACACAGCTCCTCCCTCCCCAAACCCTACTCCTCTCCCTTCGCTCACTTCTGTCTCCTCTTTCAGCAAGTCAAACATGTTCTCCATGTCAATGAAGTTGGTCTGGATCATCCTGCAAAAAGGTGCTGGTTAGGACTTCTCTGAGTAGCCAGGAAATAATAATGTGCCCTGGACAGGTGAGGGCCAGGGCTCAGATTACCTGTAGTAGGTGCCAAACCAATTGAGGGGCATGTACAGCTGGATAATGTAGGTGCCAAAGAGCACATAGTCCCCAACCTGTGGCAATCAAGGAAGCAGAGCATGTCACGGGGGGCCTGCAGGCCGCTCTTCTTGTGTCACCCTGCCCACTTCCTACCCAAGAGCCTGGTGACCAGACACAGGCCCCAGGCCCCCTTTTCCTTGTGCCCCACTCTCTCATCCAAGATCCTGCCTCACCTGTAGCTTCTGCTCACTGACAAAGTATGCGCAAAGCAGGGAGCCGGCGAGGAGCCCGAGCCCAATCACCAGGTTCTGGGTCTGATTTAGTAAAACCAGTGAAGCGCTCGACTTCCACTCCAAACCCTGAGGGCAATAACACAGGAAGAGGAATGTCCTATACACAATGGCCATCAGTGAGTCCAAACCTGGGCCCAGGCCCCTTCTACCCCAACACTCGACTATCACTCTTGGCCCTGAAAATTCTACCAGGCCAGGGCATTATTCTCCGGAGGCCTCAAACTAGCATCCTCACCTGATATTTGATGATGGCCTCTCGATAGCGTTCCACTTCATAACTCTCGGCGTTGTAATACTTCACCTGATGAATTCAAACCAAATTTATTTGGCATGGGCACAGCACATGGCACTCGGGTCATTCCCCCCAACTCTGAATCCTCCTTCCTGAGTTCAAACATCACACACTAACATCACACCCCCAGCTCTCTGTCAGCCCCAGTGGTCCTAGTTACACTCCTCCACATCTCCACGCCTCACACCACTGCCACCGGGCCCTCTGTTACCGTCTCGAAGTTTAGCAGAGAGTCCACTGCTCGTGCCCGGGTAGCGTTCTCCTGTGTGTTCATAGCACGACGAAACTTGGTTCTCCACTCAGTGACCACAATGGTCAGGGCTGGAGAGTGACAGGATGGGGAGCAGAATAGGACATCATCCCCAAAAGCAGAGACCAAATGTCAATGTCCACTACCTGCCATGTACACACTAAGCCTATGCTCAAGCCCGGAGACCCAGATTCCACAGGGAGGCATCTCTGCAGCCTGCACAAAGTCTCATGTGTAGAAAACGCTTTTGGTAAACGAAAGCAAGCTGCATCTTGTTACACAAACGAGGCTTCCTTGACCTGTGTCCACAGCTCAGACTTAACGTGACAAGAAtgtccttccccagcccctcagcTAGGTTGAGTTAAGGTTTGATTTGACAGAAGAGACCCGCCCATCACAGGATGAGCACTAGGAGCCCATTCAAGTCCACCAATCCACAGCCTCCCATAGGTGGGTCACTTGAGTGGGGGCACAGCTCATGGCCAAGGGAGTCCCTGGATAGTTCAGGGAGATGGTGTCCCCCAGCAGCACTCACTGAGGTAAAGACTCATGCACAGGAACACAATGAGGCCAAACCAGGCGTTGAAGAACATGCTGAAGTAGATGATGCCAATGATGATGTCGGCCAGCGTGGGGATGACATTGAACACCAGGTAGCTAGGAGGGCAGGTCAAGTGAATAAGAAAGGTCTGGGGGCTTAGACCCAGCAACCCTGCCTCTAGGCATTTCAGGGTAGTGTTTTATTTTCAAGCAACAGACTGGAACCAGTCTTAATTAATTCTACCCTCAAGAGGTGGGTGGCTAAATCAACCATGCTCAAACTACAGAATTCTCTGTATCAATTACAATGAATGAGGGAGACCTTCAGGCatggaagaaaaatatatctCCATAATGTTCTGTTAATAAGCAACTCTGAGAATGATGGCTATGTCACAATACCATTTGTTTTAGGAAAAACCTCCACAATGCCATATTAGTTCTGTGAGTctgcatatataatatgtatgtaaaaatgcaaaaaagcagaacccagctgggcacaatggctcacaactgtaatcccagcactttggaatgctaggtgggcagatcacatgatgccacgagttcgaggccagcctggccaacatggtgaaaccccgtttctacaaaaaatataataattagccaggcatgctggtgcacatctgtaatcccagctactcaggaggctgaggcaggagaattgcttgaacccgggaggcagaggttgcagtgagcagagattatgccactgtactccagcctgggtgacagagcatgaccctgtctcaaaaaaagagcagAACCCAACATACTAAACAGAGTGGGAAGCTCTGAAAAAGTAAGTGCAGCTTGAGATTTGCCCTCTGCTCGCATTACCTAAGTTATTAGGAGAGCACGTATACAATAATCCTATACTTTAAAAAACACCAAGGTGGGAGGGGCAGGCAGCTTCTCAGGCGGGGTCTGTTCTCTTCCTCCCACGGGCCCCTATCCCTGCTTCTCCGGCTCCACCCTCCCACATGCCCTTTCCACTGGGGCGGCACCTGAGCAGCCCTGTGACACTGGATGTGCCCCGATCCGCGATCCGCAGCACCTCCCCTGTGCGGCGCCCCAGGTGCCAGCGCAGTGAGAGCTCGTGCAGGTGGGAGAAGATGAGCAGCTCCACCCGCCGAGACGTGAACTGCTGCACCCGGATCCACAGGAAGGTGCGCAGGTTGCTCACGAAGCCTGCAGGGAGCCGGGGGATGCCTCAGTAGGGCCTGGGAGCTGAGGGACGTCAGCCCAGCACCAGGATGTGAAAGGTCTGAGAGTAcatgggggctggggaggaaTGCTGGGAGAGGCGGATGCTGAGGGAATGCCTGTGGGAGGGGCCTATACCTAGCAGGGTGAGGGCGGAGTCTCTCATACCTGTACTGCCAGTGCCACCCCCCTGGAGGAACTTGAGGAAGACGTAACTGGTAACAGTCCAGGCCAGAGAGTTCCAAGGTGCCTTCTCAGTCAGCAAGTTCACTGTGGAGAAAACGAGTCAGAACCCACTTATGGCGCCCAGGACTCTCTTCAGGCAAAATGGCCCCAGGTACCAGCCACAGTCTCTTTCTGACCACCCAGCTCTGTCCCACCTCCCTAGGTAAGGACCATCCCAGCCACCAGGCTGATGAAGGACCAGCACACTGAGCTGGTGCTCCTCCTGCTCACCAATGTTCCTATAGAATATAGGCACCAACACGTTGAGTGCCCGTTCCAAACCCATGAGCCCCAGGCAGATGAGCACCACCAGCTGCAGAGCTGGACTCCCTCGAGGCCACAGGTAGccactcaggaggcggagcttcctGCCAAAATCTCGCCAGGTAGACTGTTGGGCTGCTGACCGAACCTAGGATGGTGAAACACGTAGGAAGAGAGCTCAGAAATCAAGTAAGTGCACTAGCCAGAAACCCTTCAGGGAAAAACATATGGGGTTACAGCTCCCAGGTATCTCAGACCCACAAGTGATCCTTGATGGGGTCAGAAAAACTAAGTTGCAAACTGAGATTTGGAAAAGAAGCATTTCATTTTGGGGGAAGGAATGATGACagggaatgaaatgaagagaCTCCAGGATTCAGAAACTGAGGTGgggtctggtgcagtggctcatgcctgtaatcccagcactttgggagtccgaggcaggtggatcacctgaggtcaggagttcaagactagcctgaccaacatggtgaaaccccatctccactaaaaatacaaaaattagccgggtacacacctgtaatcccagctacttgggaggctgaggcacgagaatttgtttgaacccaggaggcagagggtgcagtgagctgagatcgcgccactatactccagcctgggtgacggagcaagattccgtcttaaaaacaaaaagaggccgggcgcagtggctcacgcctgtaatcctagcactttgggaggccgaggcaggcggatcacaaggtcaagagatcgagaccatcctggccaatgctgtgaaaccctgtctctactaaaaatacaaaaattagctgggtgtggtgtcatgcacctgtagtcccagctactcaggaggctgaggcaggagaattgcttgaacccgggaggcggaggttgcagtgagctgagatcacgccactgcactccagcctggtgacagagcaagactccgtctccaaaaaaaaagaaactgaggtgtACCTGGCTCCTTTCCACATCTTGGTCCTCTTCATGAACCTGCAATGTAT is part of the Pan paniscus chromosome 13, NHGRI_mPanPan1-v2.0_pri, whole genome shotgun sequence genome and harbors:
- the ABCB6 gene encoding ATP-binding cassette sub-family B member 6 isoform X1, coding for MVTVGNYCEAEGPVGPAWTQDGLSPCFFFTLVPSTRMALGTLALVLALPCRRRERPAGADSLSWGAGPRISPYVLQLLLATLQAALPLAGLAGRVGTARGAPLPSYLLLASVLESLAGACGLWLLVVERSQARQRLAMGIWIKFRHSPGLLLLWTVAFAAENLALVSWNSPQWWWARADLGQQVQFSLWVLRYVVSGGLFVLGLWAPGLRPQSYTLQVHEEDQDVERSQVRSAAQQSTWRDFGRKLRLLSGYLWPRGSPALQLVVLICLGLMGLERALNVLVPIFYRNIVNLLTEKAPWNSLAWTVTSYVFLKFLQGGGTGSTGFVSNLRTFLWIRVQQFTSRRVELLIFSHLHELSLRWHLGRRTGEVLRIADRGTSSVTGLLSYLVFNVIPTLADIIIGIIYFSMFFNAWFGLIVFLCMSLYLTLTIVVTEWRTKFRRAMNTQENATRARAVDSLLNFETVKYYNAESYEVERYREAIIKYQGLEWKSSASLVLLNQTQNLVIGLGLLAGSLLCAYFVSEQKLQVGDYVLFGTYIIQLYMPLNWFGTYYRMIQTNFIDMENMFDLLKEETEVKDLPGAGPLRFQKGRIEFENVHFSYADGQETLQDVSFTVMPGQTLALVGPSGAGKSTILRLLFRFYDISSGCIRIDGQDISQVTQASLRSHIGVVPQDTVLFNDTIADNIRYGRVTAGNDEVEAAAQAAGIHDAIMAFPEGYRTQVGERGLKLSGGEKQRVAIARTILKAPDIILLDEATSALDTSNERAIQASLAKVCANRTTIVVAHRLSTVVNADQILVIKDGCIVERGRHEALLSRGGVYADMWQLQQQGQEETSEDTKPQTMER
- the ABCB6 gene encoding ATP-binding cassette sub-family B member 6 isoform X2 encodes the protein MVTVGNYCEAEGPVGPAWTQDGLSPCFFFTLVPSTRMALGTLALVLALPCRRRERPAGADSLSWGAGPRISPYVLQLLLATLQAALPLAGLAGRVGTARGAPLPSYLLLASVLESLAGACGLWLLVVERSQARQRLAMGIWIKFRHSPGLLLLWTVAFAAENLALVSWNSPQWWWARADLGQQVRSAAQQSTWRDFGRKLRLLSGYLWPRGSPALQLVVLICLGLMGLERALNVLVPIFYRNIVNLLTEKAPWNSLAWTVTSYVFLKFLQGGGTGSTGFVSNLRTFLWIRVQQFTSRRVELLIFSHLHELSLRWHLGRRTGEVLRIADRGTSSVTGLLSYLVFNVIPTLADIIIGIIYFSMFFNAWFGLIVFLCMSLYLTLTIVVTEWRTKFRRAMNTQENATRARAVDSLLNFETVKYYNAESYEVERYREAIIKYQGLEWKSSASLVLLNQTQNLVIGLGLLAGSLLCAYFVSEQKLQVGDYVLFGTYIIQLYMPLNWFGTYYRMIQTNFIDMENMFDLLKEETEVKDLPGAGPLRFQKGRIEFENVHFSYADGQETLQDVSFTVMPGQTLALVGPSGAGKSTILRLLFRFYDISSGCIRIDGQDISQVTQASLRSHIGVVPQDTVLFNDTIADNIRYGRVTAGNDEVEAAAQAAGIHDAIMAFPEGYRTQVGERGLKLSGGEKQRVAIARTILKAPDIILLDEATSALDTSNERAIQASLAKVCANRTTIVVAHRLSTVVNADQILVIKDGCIVERGRHEALLSRGGVYADMWQLQQQGQEETSEDTKPQTMER
- the ABCB6 gene encoding ATP-binding cassette sub-family B member 6 isoform X4 — encoded protein: MVTVGNYCEAEGPVGPAWTQDGLSPCFFFTLVPSTRMALGTLALVLALPCRRRERPAGADSLSWGAGPRISPYVLQLLLATLQAALPLAGLAGRVGTARGAPLPSYLLLASVLESLAGACGLWLLVVERSQARQRLAMGIWIKFRHSPGLLLLWTVAFAAENLALVSWNSPQWWWARADLGQQVQFSLWVLRYVVSGGLFVLGLWAPGLRPQSYTLQVHEEDQDVERSQVRSAAQQSTWRDFGRKLRLLSGYLWPRGSPALQLVVLICLGLMGLERALNVLVPIFYRNIVNLLTEKAPWNSLAWTVTSYVFLKFLQGGGTGSTALTIVVTEWRTKFRRAMNTQENATRARAVDSLLNFETVKYYNAESYEVERYREAIIKYQGLEWKSSASLVLLNQTQNLVIGLGLLAGSLLCAYFVSEQKLQVGDYVLFGTYIIQLYMPLNWFGTYYRMIQTNFIDMENMFDLLKEETEVKDLPGAGPLRFQKGRIEFENVHFSYADGQETLQDVSFTVMPGQTLALVGPSGAGKSTILRLLFRFYDISSGCIRIDGQDISQVTQASLRSHIGVVPQDTVLFNDTIADNIRYGRVTAGNDEVEAAAQAAGIHDAIMAFPEGYRTQVGERGLKLSGGEKQRVAIARTILKAPDIILLDEATSALDTSNERAIQASLAKVCANRTTIVVAHRLSTVVNADQILVIKDGCIVERGRHEALLSRGGVYADMWQLQQQGQEETSEDTKPQTMER
- the ABCB6 gene encoding ATP-binding cassette sub-family B member 6 isoform X3, whose amino-acid sequence is MVTVGNYCEAEGPVGPAWTQDGLSPCFFFTLVPSTRMALGTLALVLALPCRRRERPAGADSLSWGAGPRISPYVLQLLLATLQAALPLAGLAGRVGTARGAPLPSYLLLASVLESLAGACGLWLLVVERSQARQRLAMGIWIKFRHSPGLLLLWTVAFAAENLALVSWNSPQWWWARADLGQQVQFSLWVLRYVVSGGLFVLGLWAPGLRPQSYTLQVHEEDQDVERSQVRSAAQQSTWRDFGRKLRLLSGYLWPRGSPALQLVVLICLGLMGLERALNVLVPIFYRNIVNLLTEKAPWNSLAWTVTSYVFLKFLQGGGTGSTGFVSNLRTFLWIRVQQFTSRRVELLIFSHLHELSLRWHLGRRTGEVLRIADRGTSSVTGLLSYLVFNVIPTLADIIIGIIYFSMFFNAWFGLIVFLCMSLYLTLTIVVTEWRTKFRRAMNTQENATRARAVDSLLNFETVKYYNAESYEVERYREAIIKYQGLEWKSSASLVLLNQTQNLVIGLGLLAGSLLCAYFVSEQKLQVGDYVLFGTYIIQLYMPLNWFGTYYRMIQTNFIDMENMFDLLKEETEVKDLPGAGPLRFQKGRIEFENVHFSYADGQETLQDVSFTVMPGQTLALVGPSGAGKSTILRLLFRFYDISSGCIRIDGQDISQVTQASLRSHIGVVPQDTVLFNDTIADNIRYGRVTAGNDEVEAAAQAAGIHDAIMAFPEGYRTQVGERGLKLSGGEKQRVAIARTILKAPDIILLDEFSSPNKALVYS